The sequence ACGGGCAAACAGTCGACGAGAAGCGCGACGGCCCGTTCGATGAATTCCGCGACGAGATCGCCCTGCGCCTGATCCCGCGCGCGCTGGCGCGGGGCATCCCCGCTCTCTTCATCTGCCGCGGTATCCAGGAGCTGAACGTCGCCTTCGGCGGCACGCTAGTGAAAGAGCCGGATGATCTGCCCGAGGACAGGCGCCACGGCACGCCTGAGGCCGATAATGAGGACGCCCGCTATCGGTTGCGGCAAAATCTCACGCTGCGGAAGGGCGGTCTCCTGCACGGGATATGCGGCGCGGACACCATCACCGTGAATTCGCTGCACAGCTTTCTGATCGGCGATCTGGCGCCGGGTCTCGTGGCGGAAGCCGTCGCCGAGGACGGCGCGATCGAGGCGGTCAGTGTCGATGGCGCGGGCGCGTTCGCGCTCGGCACGCTGTTTCATCCTGATTATTGGGCAAGCACGGACCATGCGTCGGCCCGCATCCTCTCTTCATTCGGAGACGCGGTCCGCCAGCAAGCCAAGACGCAAGGGGCAGCTTAAAGCCATGCACCGCTACCGCTTCGGGATCGAGGAAGAATATTTTCTGGTCAATCGCCAATCCGCAGCCCCACGGTCCGAACTGCCCAAGCCTTACATGGCAGCGGCTCAGAAACGCCTCGGAGAACGGCTGACCACCGAAATCCTGCAATCCCAGATCGAGGTGGCGACCCCGCCTCTGGCATCTTCGGCCGATGCGATCGCCGAGCTCGCGCGCTACCGCTCGGTTCTCGCCGAGGTCGGCAAGGAGCACGGGGTCGGCATCATCGCTGCCGGAACGCATCCGCTGGCCCAGCCGCAGCAGCAACGCATGACGCGCAAGCGCCGCTACAGCAAGGTCATCAACGACCTCGGAATGGTCGGCCTCGGCAACCCCATCAGCGGACTGCACGTGCACGTCGAGGTGCCTGAGCCGGACCTGCGCGTCGAGATCATGCACCGCCTGGTGCCCTTCCTGCCACTGCTGCTGGCACTGTCGACCTCCTCGCCATTCTGGTGCGGCTACCCCACGGGATTGCTGGGATACCGCAATGCCGCCAATGACGCCCTGCCCCGCACCGGTTTCCCGGAGATGTTTCGCGACCTTGCCGAATACGAGACCTATGTGAAGACATTGGTCGGCGCCGGCATCGTCCCCAACGCCACTTATGTCTGGTGGGCGCTACGGCCTTCGCTCCAGCATCCCACGCTCGAACTGCGCATCACGGATTGCTGCACGGCCATTGCAGACTCGGTGGGGATCGCCGCGCTGTTCCGCGCGCTGGTCCGGCACGTCATCCACCATCCCGATCTGAACGCCACCTATTCGGCCGTGCACCGCGCGCTGATCGAGGAGAACCGCTGGCGCGCCCAGCGCTATGGAACCGATGGCACCTATATCGATCTCATGTCGTTCGAGCCGATTTCATTTCGCAGCTGGCTCGAGGCGGTGATCGCCATGCTGGCGCCCGATATCGCGCATCTCGGCATCGAGGACGATGTCCAGCATCTCAAGACCATCCCGAAACGCGGCACGTCGGCGCATCTTCAGCTCGAATATTTCCGTGGCCTGCGCAAATTCGGTCGGTCGCCGCGCGAAGCGATCGCTGACGTGACGAAATGGCTGCGGACCTCGACCGAAGCGGGCGACTTCACCGCCCGGGGCGGAGAGCCGAGGGGCGCACCTGCTCGACAGCCCCTGCCGGATCTCGCCTGACGTGCCAGAGGCGGCCGCGTGGAACGAGGTTTCGGCAGCCGACTTAGGTCATCAGAGATAGACATCCGTGGAGACTGACTATGAGCGACAGCGGAGTTGGCATGCTGCTGGGCCACGCCTCGGGGCAAATGCTCTGGCTCTGGTTCATCGGCGCGTTCGTGCTCGGCGGGGCCCTGGTGTACGGGGTGATGAAAGCCGGCCACCTCAGGCGCGGCGAGCGGGCTCGTCTCGACCGCGCGACGGAAGAGCGACAGCGCCAGGAAGACCCTTACAAGCGTCCGACCTGAGCCCGCGCGGTTGCAGTTTGGAACTTTCGTTCTCCGGCGGGCTTTGATCGCCCGAGGATTGAGGAAGGCGACGCCTTCCCGTGTCACCTCAAGAGGAGGACGTATGGCTAAACGAGCGAAGAAACGGACAACCAAGAAGACGGCGGCGCGCCGCCCGCGTCAGGCGCCCAAGATGCTCAGCGACCTGTTTCTGGAGACGCTGAAGGACATCTATTTCGCCGAGAACAAGATCATCAAGACCTTGCCCAAGATGGCCAAGGCCGCGAACTCGAAGGAGCTTGCGGCCGCCTTCAACAAGCATCTGCGCGAGACCCAGGGCCAGGTCAAACGGCTCGACCAGATCTTCAAGATGCTGGGCAAGCCGGCGCGCGGCAAGCCGTGCGAGGCCATCAACGGCATCACGGACGAAGGCGCCGAGATCATGAAGGAGTTCAAGGGAGCCCCCGCCCTCGACGCCGGCCTGCTCGCGGCGGCGCAAGCGGTCGAGCATTACGAAATCTCCCGCTACGGCACACTGCGCACCTGGGCCGAGGAGCTCGGCATGCAGGACGCGGCAAGGCTGCTCCAGGCGACGCTGGACGAGGAAGAAGCCACCGATCACACGCTGACCGAGCTCGCCACGTCCGTGATCAACCTCGAAGCGGAAGACGAGTACCGCGCCGCGGCCTGATGCCGCGTCTCCTTGCCACGACAGAACGCCGCGGCCGATGCCGCGGCGTTTGCTTTTTGAACCGCGCGACGGCGCATGGCACGTCCGCGCACTCGCACTGGATTTCCCGGGAACCAGCCCCATATGCTGACTTTCCCACCGCCGAGCCTCCATCATGCAACCCAAAAATCCCCTCGACTGGATGCTGTCCGAAGCCTTGGACCAGCTGACCCGCGCCGAACGGCTGCGTCACCAGTTCGGCCGCCAGGAAGCCTGCTGGGAGCCGCCGATCGACGTGCTTGAGACCGAGCATGAACTGCTGATTCTGGTTGCACTTCCCGGGGTCAATCCGGACAATGTCGAGACGGTGATCCATGACGGCGTGCTCGTCATCTCCGGCCAGCGCACGCTTCCGCCGGAGCTTCGCAACGCGCGCATCCACCGCCTTGAGCTGCCGCAGGGCCGCTTCGAGCGGCGCATCGCGCTTCCCATCGGCCGTTACGCCATCAGCCGCTTCGTGATGGACGGCTGCGTCGCGCTGCGCCTCGCCAAATCCTGAGGTCGATCATGGCCACCGAACAGATGAATACCGCACAGACCAATTCCCAGAACGGCCCCGACGTGAATATCCCCGAAGACGCCCTGATCATCATTCCCGTGCGCGAGATGGTGCTGTTTCCCGGCGCCATCGCGCCGATCGCGATCGGCCGGCCGAAGTCCATCGCCGCGGCGCAGCAGGCGCTGCGCGAGCAGCGGCCGGTCGGCATCGTCCTGCAGCGCAGCCCCGAGATCGAGGAGCCCGGGCCGGACGACCTCTACCGCGTCGCGACCATCGCCAATATCGTGCGCTACATCACCGCGCCCGACGGCACCCATCACATCGTCTGCCAGGGCGTGCAGCGCTCGCGCCTCCTCGACTTCCTGCCGGGGACGCCGTTCCCGGCCGCGCGCATCCAGCAGATTCCCGAGCCGACCACGACCTCGCCGGAGATCGAGGCCCGCGCGCTGAACCTGCAGCGCCAGGCGATCGAGGCGATCGAGCTGCTGCCGCAGGCACCGCCCGAGCTGGTGGCGATGTTTCAGAACACCAGCGCGCCCGGCGCGCTGGCGGATCTGGCGACCTCGTTCATGGACATCAAGCCGCAGGACAAGCAGGAGGTGCTGGAGACCATCGATCTCGCTCTGCGCGTCGAGAAGGTGTCGAAGCATCTGGCCGAACGGCTGGAGGTGCTGCGCATCTCCAACGAGATCGGCCAGAAGACCAAGGCCTCTTTCGACGAGCGGCAGCGCGAGGCAATCCTGCGCGAGCAGATGGCGACCATCCAGCGCCAGCTAGGCGAAGGCGACGGCAAGGCGGCCGAGGTCGCCGAGCTGACGGCTGCCATCGCCAAGGCCAACATGCCGCCGGAGGCCGACGCGCACGCCAAGAAGGAGCTGCGCCGCTACGAGCGCATGCCGGAGGCTGCCGGCGAGGCCGGCATGGTCCGCACTTATCTCGATTGGCTGATCGAGCTGCCCTGGGCGCTGCCCGAGGAGAAGCCGATCGATATCAAGGAGGCACGCCGCATCCTGGATGCCGACCATTTCGGTCTGGAGAAGATCAAGAGCCGGATTATCGAATATCTGGCGGTGCGCAAGCTCGCCCCACAGGGCAAGGCGCCGATCTTGTGCTTCGTCGGGCCGCCCGGCGTCGGCAAGACCTCGCTCGGACAATCCATCGCTCGCGCGATGGATCGCCCCTTCGTGCGCGTCAGCCTCGGCGGCGTGCACGACGAAGCCGAGATCCGCGGCCACCGGCGTACCTATATCGGCGCCCTGCCCGGCAACATCATCCAGGGCATCAAGAAGGCCGGCGCGCGCAACTGCGTGATGATGCTGGACGAGATCGACAAGATGGGCCGCGGCGTGCAGGGCGATCCCTCCGCCGCGATGCTGGAGGTGCTCGACCCCGAGCAGAACGGGACGTTCCGGGACAATTACCTGGGCGTGCCCTTCGACCTGTCGCGCGTGGTGTTCATCGCGACCGCCAACATGCTGGACCAAATTCCGGGTCCGCTCTTGGACCGCATGGAGCTGATCAGCCTCGCCGGCTACACCGAGGACGAGAAGCTGGAGATCGCCCGGCGCTATCTGGTGCGGCGGCAGCTGGAGGCCAACGGCCTCTCGGCCGAGCAGGCTGAGATCGAGCCGGAGGCGCTGAAGCTGATCGTCAAGGGCTATACCCGCGAGGCCGGCGTGCGCAACCTCGAGCGCGAGATCGGCAAGGTGTTCCGCCATGCCGCGGTGCAGGTCGCCGAAGGCACGGCTGAGAAGGTCGTGGTGACGGCGAAGGACATCGCCACTGTGCTCGGCCAACCACGCTTCGAGGGCGAGATTGCGCTGCGCACCAGCGTTCCCGGCGTTGCCACCGGTCTCGCCTGGACGCCGGTCGGCGGTGACATCCTGTTCATCGAGGCAACGCGCGTGCCCGGCAAGGGCGGCCTGATCCTGACCGGGCAGCTCGGCGACGTCATGCGCGAGAGCGTGCAGGCTGCGCTGACGCTGGTGAAGAGCAAAGCCACGCAGCTCGGTATCGATCCGCAAGCGTTCGAGAAGAGCGACATCCACGTTCACGTGCCGGCGGGAGCAACCCCTAAGGACGGACCGAGCGCGGGCGTCGCCATGTTCACGGCGCTGACGTCCCTGCTCACCAACCGCACGGTGCGCAGCGACACGGCGATGACCGGCGAGATCTCGCTGCGCGGCCTCGTACTGCCGGTCGGCGGCATCAAGGAGAAGGTGGTGGCTGCGGCCGCTGCCGGCTTGAAGCGGGTGATGCTGCCGGCGCGCAACAAGCGGGATTACGACGACATCCCGCAGAGCGCGCGGGACAACCTCGAATTCATCTGGCTGGAGCGCGTCGACGAGGCCATCGCCGCAGCGCTCGAACCTGCCGAGGCCAAGGTCGAGGCAGCGGAGTAATGTGATGACAAAACTGCTGGAAAGAGCGAAGCGATCACGGAAGACGCAGCGGCTGCGCCAGCTGCTCGATCGTGCCATCGACCGGGTGCGCGATCCGCTTGCAGGACCCGAGCCGCGGCTTCAGCCGATCCCGGTCCGGG comes from Bradyrhizobium sp. CCGE-LA001 and encodes:
- a CDS encoding gamma-glutamyl-gamma-aminobutyrate hydrolase family protein, whose product is MVARGEQLASVSLVCVNAVGLVAGAVPRILPATPEADIDAYLDGLHGLFVGGGQTNVHPSRYGQTVDEKRDGPFDEFRDEIALRLIPRALARGIPALFICRGIQELNVAFGGTLVKEPDDLPEDRRHGTPEADNEDARYRLRQNLTLRKGGLLHGICGADTITVNSLHSFLIGDLAPGLVAEAVAEDGAIEAVSVDGAGAFALGTLFHPDYWASTDHASARILSSFGDAVRQQAKTQGAA
- a CDS encoding carboxylate-amine ligase: MHRYRFGIEEEYFLVNRQSAAPRSELPKPYMAAAQKRLGERLTTEILQSQIEVATPPLASSADAIAELARYRSVLAEVGKEHGVGIIAAGTHPLAQPQQQRMTRKRRYSKVINDLGMVGLGNPISGLHVHVEVPEPDLRVEIMHRLVPFLPLLLALSTSSPFWCGYPTGLLGYRNAANDALPRTGFPEMFRDLAEYETYVKTLVGAGIVPNATYVWWALRPSLQHPTLELRITDCCTAIADSVGIAALFRALVRHVIHHPDLNATYSAVHRALIEENRWRAQRYGTDGTYIDLMSFEPISFRSWLEAVIAMLAPDIAHLGIEDDVQHLKTIPKRGTSAHLQLEYFRGLRKFGRSPREAIADVTKWLRTSTEAGDFTARGGEPRGAPARQPLPDLA
- a CDS encoding Hsp20/alpha crystallin family protein; translation: MQPKNPLDWMLSEALDQLTRAERLRHQFGRQEACWEPPIDVLETEHELLILVALPGVNPDNVETVIHDGVLVISGQRTLPPELRNARIHRLELPQGRFERRIALPIGRYAISRFVMDGCVALRLAKS
- the lon gene encoding endopeptidase La: MATEQMNTAQTNSQNGPDVNIPEDALIIIPVREMVLFPGAIAPIAIGRPKSIAAAQQALREQRPVGIVLQRSPEIEEPGPDDLYRVATIANIVRYITAPDGTHHIVCQGVQRSRLLDFLPGTPFPAARIQQIPEPTTTSPEIEARALNLQRQAIEAIELLPQAPPELVAMFQNTSAPGALADLATSFMDIKPQDKQEVLETIDLALRVEKVSKHLAERLEVLRISNEIGQKTKASFDERQREAILREQMATIQRQLGEGDGKAAEVAELTAAIAKANMPPEADAHAKKELRRYERMPEAAGEAGMVRTYLDWLIELPWALPEEKPIDIKEARRILDADHFGLEKIKSRIIEYLAVRKLAPQGKAPILCFVGPPGVGKTSLGQSIARAMDRPFVRVSLGGVHDEAEIRGHRRTYIGALPGNIIQGIKKAGARNCVMMLDEIDKMGRGVQGDPSAAMLEVLDPEQNGTFRDNYLGVPFDLSRVVFIATANMLDQIPGPLLDRMELISLAGYTEDEKLEIARRYLVRRQLEANGLSAEQAEIEPEALKLIVKGYTREAGVRNLEREIGKVFRHAAVQVAEGTAEKVVVTAKDIATVLGQPRFEGEIALRTSVPGVATGLAWTPVGGDILFIEATRVPGKGGLILTGQLGDVMRESVQAALTLVKSKATQLGIDPQAFEKSDIHVHVPAGATPKDGPSAGVAMFTALTSLLTNRTVRSDTAMTGEISLRGLVLPVGGIKEKVVAAAAAGLKRVMLPARNKRDYDDIPQSARDNLEFIWLERVDEAIAAALEPAEAKVEAAE
- a CDS encoding YciE/YciF ferroxidase family protein — its product is MAKRAKKRTTKKTAARRPRQAPKMLSDLFLETLKDIYFAENKIIKTLPKMAKAANSKELAAAFNKHLRETQGQVKRLDQIFKMLGKPARGKPCEAINGITDEGAEIMKEFKGAPALDAGLLAAAQAVEHYEISRYGTLRTWAEELGMQDAARLLQATLDEEEATDHTLTELATSVINLEAEDEYRAAA